The following coding sequences are from one Seonamhaeicola sp. ML3 window:
- a CDS encoding PQQ-dependent sugar dehydrogenase → MNCFNNLKVPAICLIFLIIGFSCSNQTETIQNNDVTEEEEQIEVILPDLEKAALNYSNLCGGCHGQKFESFVERDWLYGGNFDDIVNSISNGYKSNGMPSYENVFNSQEIKDLANYILQEIDDKTKEDIEKENPNLSGVIESENLNFRLDLITDNLPGVPWGMVQLPDGDFLVTQRTGKFFMVTNEGTVSEISGVPEVVAEGQGGLLDVVLHPNFEENNFIYLSYSSVNPDNSNEKTTAVARGRLSGTVLEGVVEIFTAKPYLKSTSHYGSRLVFDNEGYLFVTVGDRSNRDIYPQDLDNDVGKVHRLNGDGTIPTDNPFYSFPDYSKSVYGHGVRNPQGLAKHPETGDIWEGEHGPRGGDEINIVKAGKNYGWPLITYGINYNGTLITEQTAMDGMEQPIFYWDPSIAPCGMDFVASNFYGQWENDLFVGSLKFRYLHRLKMDGNSVVGHEELLNDIGRVRDVQMGKDGYLYILVEGPGRLIRLVPEQ, encoded by the coding sequence ATGAATTGTTTTAATAATTTGAAAGTTCCTGCCATTTGTCTCATTTTTTTAATAATAGGTTTTAGTTGTTCTAATCAAACTGAAACGATTCAAAATAATGATGTTACAGAGGAAGAGGAACAGATAGAGGTAATTCTCCCCGATTTAGAAAAAGCAGCATTGAACTATTCCAATTTATGTGGTGGTTGCCATGGACAAAAGTTTGAGTCTTTTGTTGAAAGGGATTGGTTATATGGTGGCAATTTTGATGATATAGTGAACTCAATATCAAATGGTTATAAATCGAATGGGATGCCTTCTTATGAGAACGTATTTAATAGTCAAGAAATCAAAGATTTAGCAAATTATATTCTTCAAGAAATTGATGATAAAACAAAGGAAGATATTGAGAAAGAAAATCCAAATCTTTCTGGGGTTATAGAGTCCGAAAATCTTAATTTCCGACTAGACTTAATAACAGATAATCTTCCAGGTGTTCCCTGGGGAATGGTGCAATTACCTGATGGTGATTTTTTGGTTACTCAAAGAACAGGGAAGTTTTTTATGGTAACTAATGAAGGTACCGTATCCGAGATTTCTGGAGTTCCGGAAGTAGTAGCAGAAGGGCAGGGAGGACTTTTGGATGTTGTTCTGCATCCTAATTTTGAAGAAAATAATTTTATTTATCTAAGTTACTCGAGTGTAAATCCAGATAATTCAAACGAGAAAACGACTGCTGTTGCTAGGGGGCGACTTTCGGGGACTGTTTTAGAGGGTGTGGTTGAGATTTTTACCGCGAAGCCATATTTGAAAAGTACCAGTCATTATGGGTCTCGATTGGTCTTTGATAATGAAGGTTATCTTTTTGTAACTGTTGGAGATAGGAGTAATAGGGACATCTACCCCCAAGATTTAGATAACGATGTAGGAAAGGTGCATAGACTTAATGGTGATGGAACAATACCTACAGATAACCCTTTTTATAGTTTTCCTGATTACAGTAAATCTGTTTACGGTCATGGTGTAAGGAATCCACAAGGTTTAGCCAAGCACCCCGAAACTGGAGATATATGGGAAGGTGAACACGGGCCACGAGGTGGAGATGAAATTAATATTGTTAAAGCTGGAAAAAACTATGGTTGGCCCTTAATAACTTATGGTATTAATTACAATGGTACCCTTATTACTGAACAGACGGCCATGGATGGTATGGAACAGCCTATCTTTTATTGGGATCCCTCTATAGCTCCTTGTGGAATGGATTTTGTTGCTAGTAATTTTTATGGTCAATGGGAAAATGACCTATTTGTAGGGTCTTTAAAGTTTAGATATCTACATAGGTTAAAAATGGACGGAAACTCAGTAGTTGGTCATGAAGAACTGCTTAATGATATAGGTCGTGTTAGAGATGTGCAGATGGGTAAGGATGGTTATTTGTATATTTTGGTTGAAGGCCCTGGAAGGTTGATAAGACTAGTGCCTGAACAGTAA
- a CDS encoding 1-acyl-sn-glycerol-3-phosphate acyltransferase: MGLFKRNPFGHILFLKKWLIRILGAMSHRRFRGFNELQIEGSEIIKNLPDKNVLFISNHQTYFADVVAMFHVFNASLSGRVDSIKNVGYLWNPKLNIYYVAAKETMKAGLLPKILAYVGSVSIERTWRSEGKDVNRQVRMSDISNIGKALGDGWVITFPQGTTTPFKPIRKGTAHIIKRYKPVVVPIVIDGFRRSFDKKGLRIKKKNILQSMEIKAPLEIDYDGETTEEIVSRIEFAIEQHPSFLKVLTPKQIKEQEELNKLREW, from the coding sequence ATGGGATTGTTTAAGCGAAATCCTTTCGGACATATACTTTTCTTAAAAAAGTGGCTCATTAGAATTTTAGGAGCTATGAGTCATAGACGATTTCGGGGTTTCAATGAACTTCAAATTGAGGGTTCTGAAATCATTAAGAATTTGCCAGATAAAAATGTGTTATTCATTTCAAATCACCAGACTTATTTTGCTGATGTGGTTGCTATGTTTCATGTGTTTAATGCTAGTCTAAGTGGAAGAGTTGATTCCATTAAGAATGTGGGTTATTTATGGAATCCTAAACTTAATATTTATTATGTAGCTGCAAAGGAGACCATGAAAGCTGGCTTGTTGCCCAAAATATTAGCGTATGTAGGTTCCGTAAGTATTGAGCGCACATGGAGGTCTGAAGGTAAGGATGTCAATAGACAGGTTCGAATGAGTGATATATCAAATATTGGTAAAGCTTTAGGTGATGGTTGGGTTATTACGTTTCCGCAAGGGACAACCACTCCTTTTAAACCCATTAGGAAAGGGACCGCACACATTATTAAACGCTATAAACCTGTAGTTGTACCCATTGTTATTGATGGATTTAGAAGGTCTTTTGACAAAAAGGGTTTGCGTATTAAAAAGAAGAATATTTTACAATCAATGGAAATCAAAGCGCCATTAGAAATTGATTATGATGGCGAAACTACCGAGGAAATTGTTAGTAGAATTGAATTTGCCATAGAGCAGCACCCTTCGTTCCTTAAAGTACTAACACCAAAGCAAATTAAAGAGCAAGAAGAGCTTAATAAGCTCAGGGAGTGGTAG